A genome region from Proteus vulgaris includes the following:
- a CDS encoding UDP-2,3-diacylglucosamine diphosphatase: protein MYTLFIADLHLSEHEPAITAGFLRFLKEQAIHAKALYILGDFFDFWIGDDDPNPLHQQIAQALMTLKNAGVPCYFIHGNRDFLIGSRFAKESGITLLPQEKVLEIENYRILILHGDTLCTDDKAYQRYRKKVHNKCIQRLFLLLPLFIRLRIADKMRSRSQHENQYKSDAIMDVNPQAVIDTFKHFNTEWMIHGHTHRPAIHTVNIDNKLHYRGVLGAWHTEGSMFKVTAEKIELIHFPF from the coding sequence ATGTATACGCTTTTTATTGCAGACCTGCATTTAAGTGAACATGAACCGGCAATTACTGCCGGTTTTCTTCGCTTTCTAAAAGAACAAGCCATTCATGCAAAAGCACTTTATATCTTAGGTGATTTTTTTGATTTTTGGATCGGAGACGATGATCCTAATCCTTTACATCAACAAATTGCTCAAGCACTGATGACGCTAAAAAATGCAGGAGTGCCTTGCTATTTTATTCATGGAAATCGTGATTTTTTAATTGGCTCTCGCTTTGCGAAAGAGAGTGGTATCACCTTACTTCCTCAAGAAAAAGTGCTCGAAATTGAGAACTATCGTATCTTAATTTTGCATGGTGATACACTTTGTACGGACGATAAAGCATATCAACGTTACCGTAAAAAAGTACATAATAAATGTATTCAGCGCTTATTCTTGCTACTGCCTCTATTTATTCGACTGCGTATCGCTGACAAAATGCGTTCACGCAGCCAGCACGAAAATCAATACAAATCAGATGCCATTATGGATGTTAACCCGCAGGCTGTAATTGATACTTTTAAACATTTCAATACAGAATGGATGATCCACGGTCATACTCATCGCCCAGCAATTCATACTGTCAACATTGATAATAAACTACATTATCGCGGTGTATTAGGTGCTTGGCATACAGAAGGTTCTATGTTTAAAGTGACGGCTGAAAAAATAGAACTTATTCATTTCCCCTTTTAA
- the fruK gene encoding 1-phosphofructokinase, with the protein MKRRVATITLNPAYDLVGLSHPIELGEVNRVKTAGFHAAGKGINVAKVLKSLGVDVTVGGFLGKENQDGFQKEFSDSGIANRFQMVEGRTRINVKLTEPNGKVTDFNFSGFEITKQDWTRFVNDTLSWAGQFDMICVSGSVPPSVDLNDFTAWMTRLRSECMCLIFDSSREAFVAGLKASPWLVKPNHHELEIWAGRPLPELSDVVQAAQALRQQGIAHVVISLGEQGAMWVNASGTWMAKPPKCDVVSTVGAGDSMVGGLIYGLMMRQTSEHTLRLATAVSALAVSQTNVGIHDREQLAKMMTEVELTPLKL; encoded by the coding sequence ATGAAACGCAGAGTAGCAACCATCACACTTAATCCAGCATATGATCTTGTTGGTTTAAGTCATCCAATTGAACTTGGTGAAGTTAATCGTGTTAAAACGGCGGGCTTTCATGCTGCGGGTAAAGGTATCAATGTCGCTAAAGTTTTAAAAAGCCTTGGTGTTGACGTCACTGTTGGGGGTTTTTTAGGCAAAGAAAACCAAGATGGATTCCAAAAAGAGTTTAGTGACTCCGGTATCGCTAACCGTTTTCAAATGGTTGAAGGACGTACTCGCATTAATGTCAAACTCACAGAACCCAATGGCAAAGTGACCGACTTCAATTTCTCTGGTTTTGAAATCACAAAACAAGACTGGACTCGCTTTGTTAACGACACACTAAGCTGGGCGGGTCAATTTGATATGATTTGTGTTAGTGGTAGTGTTCCTCCTAGTGTCGATCTCAATGATTTCACGGCATGGATGACACGATTACGTAGCGAATGTATGTGTTTAATCTTTGACAGTAGCCGAGAAGCTTTTGTCGCGGGATTAAAAGCCTCACCTTGGCTTGTTAAACCAAATCATCATGAATTAGAGATTTGGGCAGGTAGACCCTTACCAGAGCTTTCTGATGTTGTGCAAGCAGCACAAGCATTACGTCAACAAGGTATTGCTCATGTTGTCATTTCATTAGGCGAACAAGGGGCAATGTGGGTTAATGCATCGGGTACATGGATGGCGAAGCCCCCTAAATGTGATGTCGTAAGTACCGTCGGAGCTGGAGATTCAATGGTTGGTGGCTTAATTTATGGTTTAATGATGCGACAAACCAGTGAACATACCTTACGTCTTGCTACTGCCGTTTCTGCACTTGCTGTGAGCCAAACCAATGTGGGTATTCACGATCGCGAACAATTAGCGAAAATGATGACAGAAGTAGAATTAACGCCTCTAAAATTATAA
- a CDS encoding ornithine decarboxylase, translated as MKKMKLACHPTLSHYFYCERPIVDIVDANLAQVSAVVLSLSDIESGELDRIHQTGFQLPVFIAVNLNDAISAELLNQVSGVVITDKKAHQKNSALINKAAQQYEEDLTTPFFSRLVNYVAEKNIAFDCPGHQGGEFFRRHPAGEQFYQYFGENLFRSDLCNADVGMGDLLIHEGAPYDAQTFAAQVFNADKTYFVLNGTSSSNKVALNALLAPNDLVLFDRNNHKSNHHGALIQAGATPVYLETARNPFGFIGGIDAHCFEEHYLRQQIAEIIPERQFDKRPFRLAVIQLGTYDGTIYNARQVVDKIGHLCDYILFDSAWVGYEQFIPMMKQCSPLLLTLNKDDPGILVTQSVHKQLAGFSQTSQIHKKDAHLKGQSRYVNHKRMNNAFMMHASTSPFYPLFAALDVNAKMHSGKSGEAMWMSCVKQGIEARKSLLKQCQFIKPFIPEMVDGLAWQDHDTDEIARDQRFFNFIPNDNWHSFEGYTTNQYFVDPCKLMLTTPGIDPHTGEYGSFGVPASILANYLREHGVIPEKSDLNSILFLLTPAEHQAKFDRLISLIVQFEKYLVEDVLLEQILPSVCRRYQSRYQGYTLRQLCQEMHDICVTYNIKLLQKQMFRKNHFPKRALSPQQANIEFVRGNVELLPLNKLAGRIAAEGALPYPPGVLCAVPGEIWGGAVLRYFQALEVTINQLPGFSTELQGVYIYDEGDGSKQIYAYVIKE; from the coding sequence ATGAAAAAAATGAAGTTGGCGTGTCACCCTACTCTTTCACACTATTTTTATTGTGAACGTCCGATCGTTGATATTGTTGATGCAAATTTAGCGCAAGTATCAGCAGTCGTGTTGTCATTATCAGATATTGAGTCGGGCGAATTAGATCGCATTCATCAAACAGGCTTTCAACTCCCCGTATTTATTGCTGTTAATCTTAATGATGCAATCAGTGCTGAATTGCTCAATCAAGTTTCAGGGGTTGTAATTACGGATAAAAAAGCACATCAAAAAAATAGTGCGTTAATTAATAAAGCAGCACAGCAATATGAAGAGGATCTGACCACCCCCTTTTTTTCACGTTTAGTGAATTATGTTGCCGAAAAGAATATCGCTTTTGATTGTCCTGGTCATCAAGGCGGAGAATTTTTCCGTCGTCATCCTGCTGGTGAGCAGTTTTATCAATATTTTGGTGAGAATCTATTCCGCTCTGATCTTTGTAATGCTGATGTGGGAATGGGGGATTTGCTTATTCATGAAGGTGCGCCTTATGATGCTCAAACTTTTGCCGCGCAAGTGTTTAATGCCGATAAAACCTATTTTGTTTTAAATGGAACATCCTCATCTAATAAAGTTGCCTTAAATGCCTTATTGGCGCCAAATGATTTAGTGTTATTTGATAGAAATAACCATAAATCCAATCATCATGGCGCACTCATTCAAGCAGGAGCAACACCTGTTTATTTAGAGACGGCTCGTAATCCTTTTGGCTTTATCGGTGGTATTGATGCTCATTGCTTTGAAGAACACTATTTACGCCAACAAATTGCCGAAATTATCCCAGAACGTCAATTCGATAAACGTCCTTTCCGTTTAGCCGTTATTCAACTAGGCACTTATGACGGTACGATTTACAACGCAAGGCAAGTGGTCGATAAAATTGGCCATCTTTGTGATTATATTTTATTTGATTCTGCATGGGTGGGTTATGAACAATTCATTCCCATGATGAAACAATGTTCGCCTTTATTATTAACGCTTAATAAAGACGATCCTGGTATTCTCGTTACTCAATCCGTTCATAAACAATTAGCGGGATTTTCACAAACCTCACAGATACATAAAAAAGATGCTCACCTGAAAGGGCAATCACGTTATGTTAATCATAAACGTATGAATAATGCTTTTATGATGCATGCATCCACCAGCCCGTTTTACCCTCTTTTTGCAGCTCTTGATGTCAATGCCAAAATGCATTCTGGCAAAAGTGGTGAAGCAATGTGGATGAGTTGCGTAAAGCAAGGCATTGAAGCCCGCAAGTCATTACTAAAACAGTGCCAGTTTATTAAGCCATTTATTCCTGAAATGGTTGATGGACTTGCTTGGCAAGATCACGATACAGATGAAATCGCTCGCGATCAGCGTTTTTTCAATTTTATTCCTAATGATAATTGGCACTCATTTGAAGGTTACACCACCAATCAATACTTTGTTGATCCTTGCAAATTAATGCTTACAACGCCAGGGATCGACCCTCATACAGGAGAATATGGATCTTTTGGTGTACCAGCATCTATTTTGGCAAATTATCTACGTGAACACGGTGTTATCCCTGAAAAAAGCGATCTCAATTCAATCTTATTTTTGCTAACACCCGCAGAGCATCAAGCGAAGTTTGATCGCTTAATTTCTTTGATTGTTCAATTTGAAAAATACTTAGTGGAAGATGTGTTATTAGAACAAATATTACCTTCTGTTTGCCGTCGCTATCAATCTCGTTATCAGGGTTATACATTGCGTCAACTCTGTCAGGAAATGCATGATATTTGTGTCACGTACAATATCAAGTTACTGCAAAAACAGATGTTTAGAAAAAATCATTTTCCTAAGCGAGCACTAAGCCCGCAACAAGCTAATATTGAGTTTGTTCGTGGTAATGTTGAATTGTTACCTTTAAATAAATTAGCCGGCCGAATTGCCGCTGAAGGTGCCTTACCTTATCCACCAGGTGTTTTATGTGCTGTACCTGGCGAAATTTGGGGGGGTGCTGTTTTACGTTATTTTCAGGCACTTGAAGTCACAATTAATCAGCTTCCAGGCTTTTCAACTGAGCTTCAGGGGGTTTATATTTATGATGAAGGGGATGGCAGTAAGCAAATTTATGCTTATGTGATAAAAGAATAA
- the ybcJ gene encoding ribosome-associated protein YbcJ: protein MEIFQLDGHDYVELCDLLKLQGWTESGAAAKSVIAEGLVSVDGKVETRKRCKIVAGKVVTFGEFSVSVSK from the coding sequence ATGGAAATATTTCAATTAGATGGACACGACTATGTCGAGCTTTGTGATTTATTAAAACTTCAAGGTTGGACTGAAAGCGGAGCAGCAGCTAAAAGTGTCATTGCTGAAGGTTTAGTGAGTGTTGACGGTAAAGTTGAAACCCGAAAACGCTGTAAAATTGTTGCTGGAAAAGTTGTCACCTTCGGTGAGTTTTCTGTCAGCGTCAGCAAATAA
- a CDS encoding CynX/NimT family MFS transporter: protein MQVTQQVFGPVYQWSMLILLGFVYFLATATTFTSLGVVLPSMINELGWNWTQAGLGFTLLGLTCGLASFLPTLLIRKLSVRLTLLIGLIIFVSGFYFLYETYTIARYFLGTALLGVGFTLLATVPGTYVISRLFEKQSFAFGVYFTIGGLGGVAGPWIYFLATHLWHTWRMHWLISALTLTVVTLLTILFLREGNKEQEHAKKISQLQTKKRIYQTKEIWTARHALRTWQFYVIAATYTAFLWCGITVNSFAVAHIIENGFGETIAATLLSSMAFINAFSRLAGGAIGEWLEPKKLLIASLSIIIIGLLALSMANSWIYLILFTVCVGIGYGMTFLASSILLANYFGRTPYLELFSVMNLISTLACLAPFFAGAIKDISGSFTPAFLILTLPVLFILAVTLFMKPPVYPKFQHASEQEK from the coding sequence ATGCAAGTCACGCAACAAGTTTTTGGGCCCGTTTATCAGTGGAGTATGCTGATATTATTGGGCTTTGTGTATTTTTTAGCTACCGCTACCACATTTACCTCTTTAGGTGTTGTTCTTCCTAGTATGATAAACGAGCTAGGGTGGAACTGGACTCAAGCTGGCCTTGGCTTTACGTTATTAGGATTAACCTGCGGTCTTGCGAGTTTTTTACCTACATTACTGATCCGTAAATTAAGTGTTCGTCTTACATTACTTATAGGGTTAATCATTTTTGTCAGTGGTTTCTATTTTCTTTATGAAACATACACTATTGCGCGTTATTTTTTGGGTACGGCACTGTTAGGTGTTGGTTTTACACTACTGGCTACTGTGCCTGGTACTTATGTGATTTCTCGCTTATTTGAAAAACAGTCTTTTGCTTTTGGTGTCTACTTTACCATTGGTGGATTAGGTGGTGTTGCTGGACCTTGGATCTACTTTTTAGCAACTCATTTATGGCATACATGGCGAATGCACTGGCTTATTTCAGCACTCACACTCACTGTTGTTACTCTTCTTACCATTTTATTTTTACGCGAAGGTAATAAAGAGCAAGAGCACGCAAAAAAAATTAGCCAACTTCAAACCAAAAAACGTATTTATCAAACCAAAGAAATTTGGACAGCTCGTCATGCTTTAAGAACATGGCAATTTTATGTTATTGCTGCGACTTACACCGCTTTTTTATGGTGTGGGATCACGGTTAATAGCTTTGCTGTTGCACATATTATTGAGAATGGTTTTGGCGAAACTATTGCCGCGACACTATTAAGTAGCATGGCATTTATCAATGCTTTCTCTCGATTAGCGGGTGGCGCAATTGGTGAATGGTTAGAACCTAAAAAATTACTTATCGCAAGCTTAAGTATTATAATCATTGGGTTACTTGCACTAAGTATGGCTAATTCTTGGATTTACCTGATCTTATTTACGGTTTGTGTCGGTATCGGGTATGGCATGACATTCTTAGCATCAAGTATATTGCTTGCTAACTATTTTGGTCGCACCCCTTACCTTGAACTATTTTCAGTGATGAATTTAATTTCAACACTGGCTTGTTTAGCCCCCTTCTTTGCAGGAGCCATCAAAGATATATCAGGTAGTTTTACCCCCGCATTCTTGATTTTAACCCTACCTGTTTTATTCATTTTAGCGGTCACTCTATTTATGAAACCGCCAGTTTATCCTAAATTTCAGCATGCGAGTGAGCAAGAAAAATAA
- the purE gene encoding 5-(carboxyamino)imidazole ribonucleotide mutase, with protein sequence MSSQVGLNTSSARIAIVMGSKSDWATMSHAADVLDALQLPYHVEIVSAHRTPDKLFSFAEQAKDNGFEVIIAGAGGAAHLPGMLAAKTLVPVLGVPVQSAALSGIDSLYSIVQMPKGIPVGTLAIGKAGAANAALLAAQILALHSPTIFEALTAWRTAQTDDVLNNPDPREAL encoded by the coding sequence ATGTCTTCTCAAGTTGGTCTAAATACCTCTTCCGCTCGTATCGCTATTGTAATGGGCTCTAAAAGCGACTGGGCAACAATGTCTCATGCCGCCGATGTACTAGACGCTCTACAACTTCCTTATCATGTTGAGATTGTCTCAGCCCATCGTACCCCTGATAAGCTATTTAGCTTTGCAGAACAGGCAAAAGATAATGGTTTTGAGGTCATTATTGCAGGAGCCGGCGGTGCAGCCCATTTACCGGGTATGCTCGCAGCAAAAACGCTCGTTCCTGTATTAGGTGTTCCTGTTCAAAGTGCAGCATTAAGCGGTATTGATAGCCTTTATTCTATTGTACAAATGCCAAAAGGCATTCCGGTGGGAACATTAGCGATTGGTAAAGCTGGCGCTGCCAATGCGGCTTTATTAGCCGCTCAAATTTTAGCGTTACACTCTCCAACTATTTTTGAAGCATTAACTGCATGGCGTACCGCACAAACTGACGATGTATTAAATAACCCAGATCCAAGGGAGGCACTATGA
- the purK gene encoding 5-(carboxyamino)imidazole ribonucleotide synthase: MKPVCVLGNGQLGRMLRQAGEPLGIAVYPVGLDAEPEAVPYQKSIITAEIERWPETPLTKELERHTNFVNRDIFPLLADRLPQKQLIDELGLATAAWQPLTSPTQWPDIFAQLGDFIIVKRRVGGYDGRGQWRIHPGEEQQLPAEIYGECIVEQGIPFSGEVSLVGARDCRGNCVFYPLTHNLHQDGILRMSVALPTPSSEQQLLAEKMLTAILNKLNYVGVMAMECFIVGNKLLINELAPRVHNSGHWTQNGASISQFELHLRAILDLPMPKPEVCQPAVMVNLIGTNVNPQWLSLPLVHLHWYEKEVRPVRKVGHLNLVHRDNQPLKETLELLSAMLDDAYQYPIEWALEKLS, from the coding sequence ATGAAACCAGTTTGTGTGCTTGGAAATGGTCAATTAGGGCGAATGCTAAGACAAGCGGGTGAGCCTTTAGGAATTGCGGTTTATCCCGTAGGATTAGATGCAGAGCCAGAAGCCGTTCCCTATCAAAAAAGTATCATCACGGCGGAAATTGAACGCTGGCCTGAAACCCCTCTGACCAAAGAATTAGAACGTCATACTAACTTTGTAAACCGTGATATTTTTCCATTACTTGCTGATAGATTGCCTCAGAAACAACTTATCGATGAACTAGGTTTGGCCACGGCAGCTTGGCAACCATTAACGTCACCAACACAATGGCCTGATATTTTCGCACAACTGGGTGATTTTATTATTGTAAAGCGCCGTGTGGGTGGTTATGACGGGCGCGGTCAATGGCGCATTCATCCGGGCGAAGAACAGCAATTACCGGCTGAGATTTATGGTGAATGTATTGTCGAGCAGGGTATTCCCTTTTCAGGTGAAGTGTCATTAGTGGGAGCAAGAGATTGTCGTGGGAACTGCGTTTTCTACCCTTTAACTCACAATCTTCACCAAGATGGCATTTTACGCATGAGTGTTGCATTACCAACCCCATCGTCAGAACAACAACTGTTAGCAGAAAAAATGCTGACCGCGATCCTTAATAAGCTCAACTATGTTGGTGTAATGGCGATGGAATGCTTTATCGTTGGCAATAAATTACTTATCAACGAATTAGCCCCTCGTGTTCATAACAGTGGTCATTGGACACAAAATGGGGCTTCAATTAGTCAGTTTGAGTTACACCTACGTGCAATTTTAGATTTACCGATGCCCAAACCTGAGGTTTGCCAACCAGCAGTAATGGTTAATTTGATTGGTACTAATGTCAATCCTCAATGGCTTTCATTGCCATTAGTTCATTTACATTGGTATGAAAAAGAGGTTCGTCCTGTGCGCAAAGTGGGTCATCTCAATCTTGTACATCGCGATAATCAACCACTGAAAGAAACACTCGAATTATTAAGTGCAATGCTTGATGATGCCTATCAGTACCCTATCGAATGGGCTTTAGAAAAATTAAGCTAG
- the cysS gene encoding cysteine--tRNA ligase produces MLKIFNTLTRQKEEFKPIHAGKIGMYVCGITIYDLCHIGHGRTFVAFDAITRYLRYLGYDVHYVRNVTDVDDKIIKRAIENNETCEQLTTRMLAEMHKDFDALNIARPDSEPRATHHIAEIIELTEALIKRGHAYVADNGDVMFAIDTDPDYGLLSRQDLEQLQAGARVEVANVKRNPMDFVLWKMSKPGEPSWRSPWGDGRPGWHIECSAMNGKELGHHFDIHGGGSDLMFPHHENEIAQSTCAHDGPYVNYWMHSGMVMVDKEKMSKSLNNFFTIRDVLAYYDAETVRYFLLSGHYRSQLNYTEENLKQARTALERLYTALRGTDASAQPVGGEAFEAQFIEAMNDDFNTPEAYSVLFDLAREVNRLKAVDMDTANGLAAVLRKLAKVLGLLEQAPEHFLQGGAKADDAGEVEKIESLIQQRNDARKNKDWAAADVARDALTAMGIVLEDGPQGTVWRRNN; encoded by the coding sequence ATGCTAAAGATTTTTAATACTCTCACTCGCCAAAAAGAAGAATTTAAACCTATCCATGCAGGAAAAATAGGTATGTACGTGTGTGGCATCACTATTTATGACTTATGCCATATTGGTCATGGACGTACATTTGTGGCTTTTGATGCCATAACCCGTTATTTGCGCTACTTAGGGTACGATGTTCACTATGTTCGTAACGTAACGGATGTGGATGATAAAATTATCAAACGTGCGATTGAAAATAATGAAACATGTGAGCAATTAACCACTCGTATGTTAGCTGAAATGCATAAAGATTTTGATGCATTAAATATTGCTCGTCCTGATTCAGAGCCTCGTGCAACACACCATATTGCTGAAATTATTGAATTAACAGAAGCGCTAATTAAGCGTGGGCATGCTTATGTTGCCGATAATGGCGATGTGATGTTTGCGATTGATACCGATCCTGATTATGGCTTACTTTCCCGCCAAGATTTAGAGCAACTACAAGCTGGTGCTCGAGTTGAAGTCGCTAACGTAAAACGCAATCCAATGGATTTCGTCTTATGGAAAATGTCTAAACCGGGTGAGCCAAGCTGGAGATCTCCATGGGGAGACGGTCGCCCTGGTTGGCATATCGAATGTTCTGCGATGAATGGTAAAGAATTAGGACATCATTTTGATATTCATGGTGGAGGTTCAGACTTAATGTTCCCTCATCATGAAAATGAAATAGCGCAATCAACATGTGCTCATGATGGTCCTTACGTTAATTACTGGATGCATTCTGGTATGGTGATGGTAGACAAAGAGAAAATGTCTAAATCACTTAATAACTTTTTTACTATTCGCGACGTATTAGCTTATTACGATGCTGAAACAGTGCGTTACTTCTTATTATCAGGGCATTATCGTAGCCAATTAAACTACACAGAAGAAAACTTAAAACAGGCTCGTACTGCATTAGAACGTCTATACACCGCATTGCGTGGAACAGATGCCAGTGCACAGCCTGTTGGCGGTGAAGCATTCGAAGCACAATTTATTGAAGCAATGAATGATGATTTCAATACACCAGAAGCCTATTCTGTCTTATTTGATTTAGCACGAGAAGTAAACCGTCTAAAAGCTGTTGATATGGATACCGCAAATGGTTTGGCAGCAGTATTACGTAAATTGGCTAAAGTATTAGGTTTATTAGAACAAGCGCCGGAACACTTCTTACAAGGTGGTGCAAAAGCAGATGATGCGGGTGAAGTTGAAAAAATTGAATCATTAATTCAACAGCGTAACGATGCGCGTAAAAATAAAGATTGGGCTGCGGCTGATGTTGCTCGCGATGCGTTAACAGCGATGGGGATTGTTTTAGAAGATGGTCCTCAAGGAACGGTTTGGCGCCGTAATAATTAA
- the ppiB gene encoding peptidylprolyl isomerase B, whose translation MVTFHTNYGDIVINTFADKAPATVENFLDYCKEGFYDNTIFHRVINGFMIQGGGFEPGMNQKATKAPVRNEANNGLANNRGTLAMARTNDPHSATAQFFINVADNDFLNFRAENTNGWGYCVFAEVVEGMDVVDKIKAVSTGRSGFHQDVPREDIVIKSVTVSE comes from the coding sequence ATGGTTACTTTTCATACCAATTACGGCGATATCGTGATTAATACATTTGCAGACAAAGCACCTGCAACCGTAGAAAATTTTTTAGACTATTGTAAAGAAGGATTCTACGATAACACTATTTTCCACCGCGTCATCAATGGTTTTATGATCCAAGGTGGTGGTTTTGAACCAGGTATGAACCAAAAAGCGACCAAAGCACCTGTAAGAAACGAAGCAAACAATGGCCTAGCAAACAACCGTGGTACATTAGCAATGGCTCGTACGAACGATCCACATTCAGCTACTGCTCAGTTCTTTATCAACGTTGCAGACAACGATTTCTTAAACTTCCGTGCTGAAAATACAAATGGTTGGGGATACTGTGTGTTTGCTGAAGTTGTTGAAGGTATGGACGTTGTTGATAAAATTAAAGCAGTTTCCACAGGTCGTAGCGGTTTCCACCAAGATGTTCCTCGCGAAGATATCGTCATTAAAAGTGTAACGGTTAGCGAATAA
- a CDS encoding mechanosensitive ion channel family protein — protein MNDALIIKYSIGIGIALACFVGFVIVSLFHDKKKKRHRNIIVHISQAILLCSLVFILSQYCEMAVVDFNLHFISFRMINFFTYIGIALILMRKFFLLINRLEDAQIKKGSDPTSARIISRIFKITLFVIIVLLFGEHFGMSLSGLMTFGGLGGIAIGMASKDVLSNLFSGVMLYFDRPFNIGDWVRSPDRNIEGTVVEIGWRITKIITFDHRPLYIPNSIFSSISVENPGRMTNRRIQTELGLRYEDSDKIGVIVEDIRTMLMQNDKIDTQQTLLVYFNQFTDSSLNIMVYCFTKTTVWAQWLEAQQEVYLKIIEIVHKHGADFAFPSQTVYLEKSAPIAQ, from the coding sequence ATGAATGATGCATTAATAATAAAATACTCAATAGGTATTGGCATCGCTTTAGCCTGTTTTGTTGGTTTTGTCATCGTATCTCTTTTTCATGACAAAAAGAAAAAACGCCATAGAAATATTATTGTTCATATCAGCCAAGCTATCTTGCTTTGTAGTCTAGTGTTTATCTTAAGCCAATATTGTGAAATGGCCGTGGTCGATTTTAATCTCCATTTTATCTCATTTAGGATGATTAATTTTTTCACCTATATCGGCATTGCATTAATTTTAATGAGAAAATTTTTCTTACTCATTAATCGGCTAGAAGATGCTCAAATTAAAAAAGGCAGTGATCCGACTTCTGCTCGCATTATTTCTCGCATATTCAAAATCACGTTATTTGTCATTATCGTTTTATTGTTTGGTGAGCATTTTGGTATGAGCTTATCCGGCTTAATGACATTCGGAGGATTAGGTGGGATCGCCATTGGTATGGCAAGTAAAGATGTATTAAGTAATCTATTCTCTGGTGTGATGCTCTATTTTGATCGTCCTTTTAATATTGGTGATTGGGTACGTTCTCCAGACCGTAATATTGAAGGCACTGTAGTCGAAATTGGTTGGCGCATTACCAAAATCATTACGTTTGATCACCGACCACTTTATATTCCCAACTCCATTTTTTCCTCAATTAGTGTGGAAAATCCAGGAAGAATGACAAATAGGCGGATCCAAACTGAACTTGGCTTGCGTTATGAAGATTCAGATAAAATAGGTGTTATCGTTGAAGATATTCGCACCATGCTAATGCAAAATGACAAAATCGATACACAACAAACATTATTAGTCTATTTTAATCAATTTACAGACTCTTCACTCAATATCATGGTGTATTGTTTTACTAAAACAACGGTATGGGCACAGTGGCTTGAAGCTCAGCAAGAAGTCTATTTAAAGATAATTGAAATTGTGCATAAACATGGCGCTGATTTTGCTTTTCCATCTCAAACGGTTTATCTCGAGAAGTCTGCTCCCATTGCCCAATAA